A genomic segment from Malus domestica chromosome 05, GDT2T_hap1 encodes:
- the LOC103440798 gene encoding uncharacterized protein, translating to MASVATGGRFKELLKKYGKVALGVHFSVSAASITGLYVAIKNNVDVESLLAKLHMGSVSSKDETPQNPPVISDGSVFRDGPTSGNGQSTAVVVEKERNRTAELAASTGGALALALLCNKALFPIRVPITLALTPPVSRFLARRRFIKTGGL from the coding sequence ATGGCCTCCGTCGCCACCGGCGGTCGATTCAAAGAGCTCCTGAAGAAGTACGGCAAGGTCGCACTGGGCGTCCATTTCTCAGTCTCAGCTGCCTCGATCACAGGCCTCTATGTCGCCATCAAGAACAACGTCGACGTCGAATCGCTGCTCGCCAAGCTTCACATGGGGAGTGTGTCCTCCAAAGACGAAACCCCCCAAAACCCACCTGTAATCTCCGATGGATCGGTGTTTCGGGACGGACCCACATCGGGAAACGGGCAATCGACGGCTGTGGTTGTGGAGAAGGAGAGGAATCGGACGGCTGAGCTCGCGGCTTCGACTGGTGGGGCTCTGGCATTGGCTTTGCTCTGCAACAAGGCTCTGTTTCCGATTCGGGTTCCGATCACTCTGGCGCTTACTCCTCCTGTGTCTAGGTTTTTGGCGCGAAGAAGGTTCATCAAGACCGGCGGTCTATGA
- the LOC103440877 gene encoding transcription factor ABORTED MICROSPORES, producing MMIMPYLIHRLRSLVGLKGWDCCVLWKLSEDQRFIELIDCCCAGTEITQTDAGQNLPFPPPVLACRDTILQHPRTTSCDLLAQIPSSMPLHSGIYAETLISNQTSWLNFSNNTFLSTLEETIGTRVVIPIPGGIIELLVTKQVFEDQHVIDFVTAQYNLSLEEEALTSITAENGFQEMEAMQMSITSERQRHMDMQQYMEALVPNIDQQEGNEKRDSNTHEAEGQAGDFMSDCSDQIDEEADTKYQRRTGKRPQAKNLIAERKRRKKLNDRLYALRSLVPIISKLDRASILGDAIEYVKQLQKQAKQLQDELDDHAEDDAAKNNVKSEIQSRSGVDHIRPKTDDHQDDHKASNGIHFGTPGDCSVFKQSRDYSYDVHDHKTEQMEPQVEVAQLDGNQFFVKVFCEQKPGGFERLMEALSSLCLEVTNANVTTFRCLVSNVFIVEKKDTDMVEADDVRDSLLELIRNPLRPRNETAKTEENGVGLDNHHDHHHHQHLHNHHFSPLHLHHLPNEA from the exons ATGATGATCATGCCATACCTCATCCATAGGCTTAGATCTCTTGTGGGTTTGAAAGGCTGGGACTGTTGTGTTCTCTGGAAACTAAGTGAAGACCAAAG GTTTATTGAGTTGATTGATTGTTGCTGTGCTGGGACTGAGATCACCCAAACTGATGCTGGACAAAATCTTCCTTTCCCTCCTCCAGTGCTTGCATGTAGGGATACAATCTTACAGCATCCAAGAACCACATCTTGTGATCTTCTAGCCCAAATACCTTCTTCCATGCCCCTACACTCCGG GATTTATGCAGAGACCTTGATTTCAAACCAAACCAGTTGGTTAAACTTCTCTAACAACACATTTTTAAGTACATTAGAG GAAACTATTGGGACCAGGGTTGTGATTCCAATACCAGGAGGAATAATCGAGCTTCTTGTTACCAAACAA GTATTTGAAGAtcagcatgttattgattttgtCACAGCCCAATACAACCTCTCACTAGAGGAGGAGGCCCTGACTAGCATAACTG CAGAAAATGGGTTTCAAGAGATGGAGGCGATGCAGATGTCTATCACTAGTGAGAGACAACGGCACATGGATATGCAACAATATATGGAGGCATTAGTACCAAACATTGATCAGCAAGAGGGTAACGAGAAGCGGGACTCAAATACACATGAGGCAGAGGGACAAGCTGGGGATTTTATGTCGGATTGCAGCGATCAGATTGATGAGGAGGCGGATACAAAATATCAAAGGAGGACAGGGAAACGGCCTCAAGCCAAAAACCTTATAGctgagagaaagagaaggaagaagcttAATGACAGACTTTATGCTCTTAGGTCTTTGGTTCCCATTATTTCTAAG TTGGACAGGGCCTCCATTCTTGGGGATGCAATTGAATATGTGAAGCAGCTGCAGAAGCAAGCTAAACAGCTTCAAGATGAGCTTGATGATCATGCAGAGGATGATGCTGCTAAGAACAATGTCAAATCAGAAATTCAGAGCCGAAGTGGAGTTGATCACATTAGGCCTAAAACTGATGATCATCAAGATGATCATAAAGCTTCAAATGGAATTCATTTTGGAACACCGGGAGACTGCAGCGTCTTCAAACAAAGCCGAGATTATTCATATGATGTCCATGATCACAAGACAGAACAGATGGAG CCCCAAGTGGAAGTGGCTCAATTGGACGGAAACCAGTTCTTTGTGAAAGTGTTCTGTGAGCAAAAGCCTGGTGGATTTGAGAGGTTGATGGAGGCTTTGAGTTCACTGTGCCTGGAAGTTACTAATGCAAATGTGACTACCTTCAGATGCCTTGTGTCCAATGTTTTCATTGTAGAG AAAAAGGATACTGATATGGTTGAAGCTGATGATGTGAGAGACTCCTTGCTAGAGCTAATAAGGAACCCGTTAAGACCGCGCAACGAGACAGCTAAAACGGAGGAAAATGGCGTTGGCTTGGACAACCATcatgaccaccaccaccaccaacaccTCCACAATCACCATTTTAGTCCCCTCCACTTGCACCATCTTCCTAATGAAGCATAA
- the LOC103440795 gene encoding uncharacterized protein: MIVCVAVVGHQNNPLYIQSFTDADDALKLHHIVHCSLDVVDERVNNPKKSGPTLNETFLGLLYPTENYKVYGYLTNTKVKFILVTTDLDVKDADVRNFFRRFHAAYVDAISNPFHEPGKKITSKTFAERVSTIVKSFGMSSTG, translated from the exons ATGATCGTCTGCGTTGCCGTCGTCGGCCACCAGAACAACCCACTTTACATTCAAAGCTTCACCGACGCCGATGACGCCCTCAAGCTCCACCACATCGTCCACTGCTCCCTCGACGTCGTCGACGAGCGAg TGAACAATCCGAAAAAGTCCGGGCCAACATTGAATGAGACATTCTTGGGTCTGCTGTATCCAACTGAGAATTACAAAGT GTACGGCTATTTGACTAATACAAAAGTGAAGTTTATCTTGGTAACTACTGATCTTGATGTCAAAGATGCCGACGTTAGAAAT TTTTTCAGGAGATTCCATGCCGCTTATGTGGATGCAATTTCAAACCCGTTTCATGAGCCAGGTAAAAAGATAACCTCGAAAACCTTTGCAGAAAGGGTGAGCACAATCGTCAAGTCGTTTGGCATGAGTTCAACCGGGTGA
- the LOC103440797 gene encoding probable ubiquitin-conjugating enzyme E2 23 isoform X1, with protein MLLPFQLTALYPPFKKSKGSSHSLSPSSSSSIRVSLSLSLSLIEHPDFFRFWMGTKEHDTVFKDDEPTAIDHDNISLSRVDSSTSTVLCDSNVNTESNEVKKLSETVSNINNTPYIYRQDVVRSKSGMTGIVTEVAGDSDSDSSITDDEDDDEDDDYDDDENEEEGGNNNNTTHGNGDKNKNGSNDKTGPLPADQVRVLWTDETESTQNINDLTVVDRGFLHGDFVAAASDPTGQVGVVVDVNISVDLLAPDGSVIKDLSSNELKRVREFTVGDYVVLGPWLGRIDDVYDNVTVLFDDGSVCKIMKAEPMDLKPVAKNILEDVHFPYYPGQRVKARSSVFKNARWLSGLWKPNRVEGTVTKVTVASVLIYWIASAGCGPDSSTAPAKEQIPKNLKLLSCFTHATWQLGDWCLLPSSVSSSSIPLDKGSSNLELHDSVSSDLEPTQMGSKCDSEESALDEPNGNHESMDIDPVSVLDGNNGNTGRNTSVESSLCNSLLSVSKEPVHETWPLHRKKIRKVVVRRDKKARKEENFERSFLIVNTKTTVDVAWQDGTTELKLDSKDLIPLDSPGDHEFVAEQYVVEKASDDGDDAYEARRVGLVKSVNAKERTACVRWLKPVSRPEDPREFEKEEVVSVYELEGHPDYDYCYGDVVVRLLPVFVSAQTASGTDLDEEPKQQNGPSDLSSTSTKKEDLSSDEACLDFSDLSWVGNITGLKNGDIEVTWADGMVSTVGPQAIYVVGRADDDDSIGAGSDVSDAASWETVNDDEMPALFAPASTEEEVQLQNAIGMNFEAEESGENNSGRNPALAVPLAALKFVTRLAHGIFSRGQRNLDSNSLDTEGEGEGEVEPREVEIAQGRDHGEDSSSQKSNVVDPYGLEINKEEEKHVTPQATEMLDAAEILCNLKTEESDSIECSKDDACSFKRFDIAKDPLDHHFLCAAGQNTSGRKWFKKVQQDWNILQNNLPDGICVRVYEDRMDLLRAVIVGAYGTPYQDGLFFFDFHLPPEYPDVPLTAYYHSGGWRINPNLYEEGKVCLSLLNTWTGRGNEVWDPKSSSILQVLVSLQGLVLNSKPYFNEAGYDKQVGTAEGEKNSLSYNENTFLLNCKTMMYLIRRPPKDFEELVNDHFRRRGFYILKACDAYMKGYSIGSLTKDASLSDKSDVNSTSVGFKLMLAKIVPKLFSALSEVGANCQEFKHLQQS; from the exons ATGCTGCTTCCCTTCCAGCTCACAGCTTTATACCCTCCGTTCAAAAAATCTAAAGGCTCTTCccattctctctctccgtcgtcttcctcctccatcagagtctctctctctctctctctctctctcatcgagCACCCAGATTTCTTCAG ATTTTGGATGGGAACCAAGGAGCATGACACTGTTTTTAAAGATGACGAGCCTACTGCTATTGACCACGATAATATTTCGTTGAGCCGGGTTGATTCTTCAACAAGCACAGTTCTTTGCGATTCAAATGTAAATACTGAAAGTAATGAAGTTAAAAAGTTAAGTGAGACTGTCAGTAACATTAACAATACCCCATATATTTATAGACAAGATGTCGTCAGGAGCAAGAGTGGTATGACTGGGATTGTGACTGAGGTAGCTGGTGATTCAGATTCTGATAGTAGCATCACTGATGACGAGGATGACGATGAAGATGATGACTACGACGATGATGAGAATGAGGAAGAAGGTGGTAATAACAATAATACCACTCATGGGAATGGTGACAAGAACAAAAATGGTAGTAATGATAAGACTGGTCCCCTTCCGGCTGACCAGGTTCGAGTACTTTGGACGGATGAGACTGAGTCAACCCAAAACATTAATGATTTAACAGTTGTTGATCGAGGGTTCTTACATGGGGATTTTGTTGCTGCTGCTTCTGACCCAACCGGGCAAGTTGGTGTTGTGGTGGATGTCAATATCTCTGTTGATCTATTAGCTCCTGACGGGTCAGTCATAAAAGACCTTTCATCCAACGAATTAAAACGTGTGAGGGAGTTCACCGTGGGTGATTATGTGGTCCTTGGTCCCTGGCTAGGTAGGATTGATGATGTTTATGATAATGTGACAGTTTTGTTTGATGATGGTTCTGTGTGTAAAATCATGAAAGCAGAGCCAATGGATCTGAAACCTGTTGCCAAGAATATCCTTGAGGATGTGCATTTCCCTTACTACCCAGGGCAGCGTGTGAAGGCAAGATCGTCAGTTTTCAAGAATGCTAGGTGGCTATCTGGCTTGTGGAAACCTAATCGTGTGGAAGGTACTGTTACTAAGGTTACAGTTGCTtcagtattaatttattggatAGCTTCTGCTGGCTGTGGGCCAGATTCTTCTACTGCACCTGCTAAAGAGCAGATTCCCAAGAACTTGAAATTATTGTCTTGTTTTACACATGCAACTTGGCAATTGGGTGATTGGTGTCTTCTTCCCTCATCAGTGTCATCATCTTCCATTCCGTTAGACAAGGGATCATCAAATTTAGAACTTCATGATTCTGTAAGCAGTGACTTAGAACCTACTCAAATGGGTAGTAAGTGTGATTCAGAAGAGAGTGCGCTAGATGAACCAAATGGCAATCACGAATCCATGGATATCGATCCAGTATCTGTATTAGATGGAAACAATGGAAATACTGGAAGGAATACATCTGTTGAATCTAGTTTGTGTAATAGTTTATTGTCTGTTTCAAAGGAGCCTGTTCATGAAACCTGGCCTCTTCATCGCAAAAAGATCCGCAAAGTTGTGGTTAGGAGAGACAAGAAGGCACGGAaggaagaaaattttgaaagatCCTTTTTGATTGTCAATACCAAGACGACAGTTGATGTGGCATGGCAGGATGGTACAACAGAACTGAAACTGGACTCAAAAGATTTAATTCCGCTTGATAGTCCGGGTGATCACGAATTTGTTGCTGAACAGTATGTGGTGGAGAAGGCGTctgatgatggtgatgatgcTTATGAAGCTAGGCGTGTTGGGCTTGTGAAAAGTGTCAATGCCAAGGAGAGAACAGCTTGTGTGAGGTGGTTAAAGCCAGTTTCCAGACCGGAAGATCCTAGAGAGTTTGAGAAGGAGGAAGTTGTGAGTGTCTATGAGCTTGAGGGGCATCCGGATTATGATTACTGTTATGGGGATGTTGTTGTCAGATTGTTGCCAGTTTTTGTCTCTGCACAAACTGCTTCAGGGACAGACTTAGATGAGGAACCAAAGCAACAAAACGGACCAAGTGATCTTAGTTCCACTTCTACAAAAAAGGAAGATCTATCCAGTGATGAAGCTTGTTTGGACTTCTCTGATCTTTCTTGGGTTGGAAATATAACTGGTCTTAAGAATGGGGATATTGAAGTTACATGGGCTGACGGGATGGTTTCTACG GTTGGACCTCAAGCAATTTATGTTGTTGGCCGAGCTGATGATGATGACTCCATCGGTGCTGGAAGTGATGTTAGTGATGCTGCTAGTTGGGAAACGGTTAATGATGATGAGATGCCTGCACTATTTGCCCCTGCGAGTACAGAAGAG GAAGTTCAGCTACAAAATGCCATTGGGATGAATTTtgaagctgaagagagtggagaGAATAATTCTGGGAGGAACCCGGCATTGGCTGTTCCCTTGGCTGCACTTAAGTTCGTTACCAGACTGGCACATGGTATATTCTCAAGAGGACAAAGGAATTTGGATTCAAATTCTTTGGATACTGAAGGTGAGGGCGAAGGTGAAGTTGAGCCTCGGGAAGTGGAAATTGCTCAGGGAAGAGATCATGGTGAAGATTCCAGCTCTCAGAAATCTAATGTGGTGGATCCTTATGGTctagaaataaataaggaaGAAGAGAAACATGTTACCCCACAGGCTACAGAAATGTTAGATGCAGCAGAAATTCTATGCAACTTAAAGACTGAAGAATCAGATTCTATAGAATGCAGTAAGGATGACGCTTGCAGTTTCAAACGCTTTGATATTGCCAAAGATCCTTTGGACCATCATTTCCTTTGTGCAGCCGGGCAG AATACCAGTGGAAGAAAGTGGTTTAAGAAGGTTCAGCAAGATTGGAACATCCTTCAAAATAACCTTCCTG ATGGGATTTGTGTACGAGTTTATGAAGATCGAATGGATCTCTTGAGGGCAGTTATAGTTGGGGCTTATGGGACACCTTACCAAGATGGCCTCTTCTTTTTTGATTTTCACCTCCCTCCAGAGTACCCTGATGTTCCTCTG ACAGCATACTATCATTCTGGTGGCTGGCGGATAAATCCAAATCTATATGAAGAAGGCAAAGTGTGTCTTAGTCTTTTGAATACTTGGACTGGCAGAGGGAATGAAGTATGGGATCCAAAGTCTTCTAGCATCCTTCAAGTTCTTGTTTCGCTCCAAGGGTTGGTGCTAAATTCTAAGCCATATTTTAATGAAGCGGGCTACGATAAGCAGGTTGGGACGGCTGAAGGAGAGAAAAATTCATTGTCCTACAATGAGAATACTTTCTTACTGAACTGCAAGACAATGATGTATCTTATTCGGAGGCCACCAAAG GACTTTGAAGAGCTCGTCAATGACCATTTCCGGAGGCGTGGTTTTTATATCTTGAAGGCCTGCGATGCATACATGAAAGGCTATTCGATTGGTTCTCTCACTAAAGATGCCTCTCTTAGTGATAAGAGTGATGTAAATTCAACTTCGGTTGGTTTCAAGTTGATGTTAGCTAAGATTGTGCCAAAGCTTTTCTCGGCCCTGAGTGAGGTTGGAGCTAATTGTCAAGAATTTAAGCATCTGCAACAATCGTAG
- the LOC103440797 gene encoding probable ubiquitin-conjugating enzyme E2 23 isoform X2: MGTKEHDTVFKDDEPTAIDHDNISLSRVDSSTSTVLCDSNVNTESNEVKKLSETVSNINNTPYIYRQDVVRSKSGMTGIVTEVAGDSDSDSSITDDEDDDEDDDYDDDENEEEGGNNNNTTHGNGDKNKNGSNDKTGPLPADQVRVLWTDETESTQNINDLTVVDRGFLHGDFVAAASDPTGQVGVVVDVNISVDLLAPDGSVIKDLSSNELKRVREFTVGDYVVLGPWLGRIDDVYDNVTVLFDDGSVCKIMKAEPMDLKPVAKNILEDVHFPYYPGQRVKARSSVFKNARWLSGLWKPNRVEGTVTKVTVASVLIYWIASAGCGPDSSTAPAKEQIPKNLKLLSCFTHATWQLGDWCLLPSSVSSSSIPLDKGSSNLELHDSVSSDLEPTQMGSKCDSEESALDEPNGNHESMDIDPVSVLDGNNGNTGRNTSVESSLCNSLLSVSKEPVHETWPLHRKKIRKVVVRRDKKARKEENFERSFLIVNTKTTVDVAWQDGTTELKLDSKDLIPLDSPGDHEFVAEQYVVEKASDDGDDAYEARRVGLVKSVNAKERTACVRWLKPVSRPEDPREFEKEEVVSVYELEGHPDYDYCYGDVVVRLLPVFVSAQTASGTDLDEEPKQQNGPSDLSSTSTKKEDLSSDEACLDFSDLSWVGNITGLKNGDIEVTWADGMVSTVGPQAIYVVGRADDDDSIGAGSDVSDAASWETVNDDEMPALFAPASTEEEVQLQNAIGMNFEAEESGENNSGRNPALAVPLAALKFVTRLAHGIFSRGQRNLDSNSLDTEGEGEGEVEPREVEIAQGRDHGEDSSSQKSNVVDPYGLEINKEEEKHVTPQATEMLDAAEILCNLKTEESDSIECSKDDACSFKRFDIAKDPLDHHFLCAAGQNTSGRKWFKKVQQDWNILQNNLPDGICVRVYEDRMDLLRAVIVGAYGTPYQDGLFFFDFHLPPEYPDVPLTAYYHSGGWRINPNLYEEGKVCLSLLNTWTGRGNEVWDPKSSSILQVLVSLQGLVLNSKPYFNEAGYDKQVGTAEGEKNSLSYNENTFLLNCKTMMYLIRRPPKDFEELVNDHFRRRGFYILKACDAYMKGYSIGSLTKDASLSDKSDVNSTSVGFKLMLAKIVPKLFSALSEVGANCQEFKHLQQS, translated from the exons ATGGGAACCAAGGAGCATGACACTGTTTTTAAAGATGACGAGCCTACTGCTATTGACCACGATAATATTTCGTTGAGCCGGGTTGATTCTTCAACAAGCACAGTTCTTTGCGATTCAAATGTAAATACTGAAAGTAATGAAGTTAAAAAGTTAAGTGAGACTGTCAGTAACATTAACAATACCCCATATATTTATAGACAAGATGTCGTCAGGAGCAAGAGTGGTATGACTGGGATTGTGACTGAGGTAGCTGGTGATTCAGATTCTGATAGTAGCATCACTGATGACGAGGATGACGATGAAGATGATGACTACGACGATGATGAGAATGAGGAAGAAGGTGGTAATAACAATAATACCACTCATGGGAATGGTGACAAGAACAAAAATGGTAGTAATGATAAGACTGGTCCCCTTCCGGCTGACCAGGTTCGAGTACTTTGGACGGATGAGACTGAGTCAACCCAAAACATTAATGATTTAACAGTTGTTGATCGAGGGTTCTTACATGGGGATTTTGTTGCTGCTGCTTCTGACCCAACCGGGCAAGTTGGTGTTGTGGTGGATGTCAATATCTCTGTTGATCTATTAGCTCCTGACGGGTCAGTCATAAAAGACCTTTCATCCAACGAATTAAAACGTGTGAGGGAGTTCACCGTGGGTGATTATGTGGTCCTTGGTCCCTGGCTAGGTAGGATTGATGATGTTTATGATAATGTGACAGTTTTGTTTGATGATGGTTCTGTGTGTAAAATCATGAAAGCAGAGCCAATGGATCTGAAACCTGTTGCCAAGAATATCCTTGAGGATGTGCATTTCCCTTACTACCCAGGGCAGCGTGTGAAGGCAAGATCGTCAGTTTTCAAGAATGCTAGGTGGCTATCTGGCTTGTGGAAACCTAATCGTGTGGAAGGTACTGTTACTAAGGTTACAGTTGCTtcagtattaatttattggatAGCTTCTGCTGGCTGTGGGCCAGATTCTTCTACTGCACCTGCTAAAGAGCAGATTCCCAAGAACTTGAAATTATTGTCTTGTTTTACACATGCAACTTGGCAATTGGGTGATTGGTGTCTTCTTCCCTCATCAGTGTCATCATCTTCCATTCCGTTAGACAAGGGATCATCAAATTTAGAACTTCATGATTCTGTAAGCAGTGACTTAGAACCTACTCAAATGGGTAGTAAGTGTGATTCAGAAGAGAGTGCGCTAGATGAACCAAATGGCAATCACGAATCCATGGATATCGATCCAGTATCTGTATTAGATGGAAACAATGGAAATACTGGAAGGAATACATCTGTTGAATCTAGTTTGTGTAATAGTTTATTGTCTGTTTCAAAGGAGCCTGTTCATGAAACCTGGCCTCTTCATCGCAAAAAGATCCGCAAAGTTGTGGTTAGGAGAGACAAGAAGGCACGGAaggaagaaaattttgaaagatCCTTTTTGATTGTCAATACCAAGACGACAGTTGATGTGGCATGGCAGGATGGTACAACAGAACTGAAACTGGACTCAAAAGATTTAATTCCGCTTGATAGTCCGGGTGATCACGAATTTGTTGCTGAACAGTATGTGGTGGAGAAGGCGTctgatgatggtgatgatgcTTATGAAGCTAGGCGTGTTGGGCTTGTGAAAAGTGTCAATGCCAAGGAGAGAACAGCTTGTGTGAGGTGGTTAAAGCCAGTTTCCAGACCGGAAGATCCTAGAGAGTTTGAGAAGGAGGAAGTTGTGAGTGTCTATGAGCTTGAGGGGCATCCGGATTATGATTACTGTTATGGGGATGTTGTTGTCAGATTGTTGCCAGTTTTTGTCTCTGCACAAACTGCTTCAGGGACAGACTTAGATGAGGAACCAAAGCAACAAAACGGACCAAGTGATCTTAGTTCCACTTCTACAAAAAAGGAAGATCTATCCAGTGATGAAGCTTGTTTGGACTTCTCTGATCTTTCTTGGGTTGGAAATATAACTGGTCTTAAGAATGGGGATATTGAAGTTACATGGGCTGACGGGATGGTTTCTACG GTTGGACCTCAAGCAATTTATGTTGTTGGCCGAGCTGATGATGATGACTCCATCGGTGCTGGAAGTGATGTTAGTGATGCTGCTAGTTGGGAAACGGTTAATGATGATGAGATGCCTGCACTATTTGCCCCTGCGAGTACAGAAGAG GAAGTTCAGCTACAAAATGCCATTGGGATGAATTTtgaagctgaagagagtggagaGAATAATTCTGGGAGGAACCCGGCATTGGCTGTTCCCTTGGCTGCACTTAAGTTCGTTACCAGACTGGCACATGGTATATTCTCAAGAGGACAAAGGAATTTGGATTCAAATTCTTTGGATACTGAAGGTGAGGGCGAAGGTGAAGTTGAGCCTCGGGAAGTGGAAATTGCTCAGGGAAGAGATCATGGTGAAGATTCCAGCTCTCAGAAATCTAATGTGGTGGATCCTTATGGTctagaaataaataaggaaGAAGAGAAACATGTTACCCCACAGGCTACAGAAATGTTAGATGCAGCAGAAATTCTATGCAACTTAAAGACTGAAGAATCAGATTCTATAGAATGCAGTAAGGATGACGCTTGCAGTTTCAAACGCTTTGATATTGCCAAAGATCCTTTGGACCATCATTTCCTTTGTGCAGCCGGGCAG AATACCAGTGGAAGAAAGTGGTTTAAGAAGGTTCAGCAAGATTGGAACATCCTTCAAAATAACCTTCCTG ATGGGATTTGTGTACGAGTTTATGAAGATCGAATGGATCTCTTGAGGGCAGTTATAGTTGGGGCTTATGGGACACCTTACCAAGATGGCCTCTTCTTTTTTGATTTTCACCTCCCTCCAGAGTACCCTGATGTTCCTCTG ACAGCATACTATCATTCTGGTGGCTGGCGGATAAATCCAAATCTATATGAAGAAGGCAAAGTGTGTCTTAGTCTTTTGAATACTTGGACTGGCAGAGGGAATGAAGTATGGGATCCAAAGTCTTCTAGCATCCTTCAAGTTCTTGTTTCGCTCCAAGGGTTGGTGCTAAATTCTAAGCCATATTTTAATGAAGCGGGCTACGATAAGCAGGTTGGGACGGCTGAAGGAGAGAAAAATTCATTGTCCTACAATGAGAATACTTTCTTACTGAACTGCAAGACAATGATGTATCTTATTCGGAGGCCACCAAAG GACTTTGAAGAGCTCGTCAATGACCATTTCCGGAGGCGTGGTTTTTATATCTTGAAGGCCTGCGATGCATACATGAAAGGCTATTCGATTGGTTCTCTCACTAAAGATGCCTCTCTTAGTGATAAGAGTGATGTAAATTCAACTTCGGTTGGTTTCAAGTTGATGTTAGCTAAGATTGTGCCAAAGCTTTTCTCGGCCCTGAGTGAGGTTGGAGCTAATTGTCAAGAATTTAAGCATCTGCAACAATCGTAG